Proteins co-encoded in one Xiphophorus couchianus chromosome 16, X_couchianus-1.0, whole genome shotgun sequence genomic window:
- the tedc2 gene encoding tubulin epsilon and delta complex protein 2, with protein MSLLSAVEEAIKTYKAEQVKLNRSIQFHREILHSLIPQPEAGSEEAELADNAAAEAESSPGEKEDIELLEQALEKALRVRTGTEVSKQDSSKRKLSTTKETECMPALSAVTKDNQPTSKSSKKSASLHSKGHKKPSVSHSSRPSAGHKPAQSKNRTQHHPSSAAHAGHHQQTVLAGFESPDQITALLSKNKTVRSNMPRDDGLSKSASVPMPSSDHMSFSGTDGSGVSSLHQQNGGLPEQIAKWKSLRSKQNRLWDKVIALQRNPEPGRSRFIQRMRTTFPSDWPSGSPDETRFQLHRLTGQAFNLAHLCQTEKILVNEVPEMDTELPSGKQTKSHSDLTPAGLQLAAAELHVLADKVKQESKAWDRWRPEGGCLCPSEAAGLFADGAASPLPLTITYSTQQELQQLEELRMRVALLQQETYFEQVLLDSLSPQFSSIGPGPGCPGPSTLRDMYSLLGEGGERFAAIVQDSEHE; from the exons ATGTCGCTGCTTTCTGCGGTAGAGGAGGCTATCAAGACCTATAAGGCCGAACAAGTCAAGCTTAACCGCAGCATTCAATTTCACCGAGAAATTTTACATAGTCT GATACCACAACCAGAGGCAGGCTCTGAAGAAGCAGAATTAGCAGACAATGCTGCTGCAG AAGCAGAGTCCTCGCCAGGGGAGAAGGAAGATATAGAACTGCTTGAGCAAGCACTGGAAAAAGCTCTTCGGGTCCGCACTGGCACAGAGGTCTCTAAGCAAGACTCCAGCAAGAGAAAACTATCCACAACTAAAGAAACAGAATGCATGCCAGCTCTATCAGCAGTGACTAAAGATAATCAGCCAACCAGCAAGTCAAGTAAAAAATCTGCCAGCCTTCACAGTAAAGGGCACAAAAAGCCAAGTGTTTCACATAGCTCAAGGCCTTCAGCGGGCCATAAACCagcacagtccaaaaacagaaCCCAACACCATCCCTCCTCAGCTGCTCATGCCGGGCATCACCAGCAGACTGTCTTGGCAGGGTTTGAATCTCCTGATCAAATCACAGCTTTGCTCTCGAAAAACAAGACGGTCAGAAGCAATATGCCCCGAGACGATGGGCTGAGCAAATCTGCATCTGTCCCCATGCCTTCTTCAGATCACATGTCCTTTTCAGGGACAGATGGATCTGGGGTCAGCAGTTTGCATCAACAGAACGG GGGCCTTCCTGAGCAAATTGCAAAATGGAAATCTTTAAGGAGCAAACAAAACAG ATTGTGGGACAAAGTTATTGCTTTACAGAGGAACCCGGAGCCTGGGAGGAGTCGCTTCATACAGAGAATGAGGACGACG TTTCCTAGTGATTGGCCAAGTGGAAGTCCAGATGAGACCAGGTTTCAGCTCCACAGACTAACCGGACAAGCATTCAACCTTGCACATCTTTGCCAGACCGAGAAGATTCTTGTCAATGAGGTGCCAGAAATGGACACTGAACTTCCGA GTGGTAAGCAGACCAAGTCCCATTCTGACCTGACACCAGCAGGGCTGCAGCTGGCAGCTGCAGAGCTCCATGTCCTGGCAGATAAAGTGAAGCAAG AGTCAAAGGCATGGGATCGATGGAGGCCAGAGGGAGGGTGTCTTTGCCCGTCTGAGGCAGCTGGCCTGTTTGCAGATGGGGCGGCTTCACCTCTGCCCCTGACCATAACCTACAGCACACAGCAGGAGCTACaacagctggaggagctgcggaTGAGAGTGGCACTGCTGCAACAAGAGACTTACTTTGAACAG GTTCTCTTGGACTCTCTGTCCCCTCAGTTTTCATCCATCGGACCTGGACCTGGATGTCCCGGTCCAAGTACGCTCAGAGACATGTACTCCCTGCTGGGTGAGGGAGGGGAGCGTTTTGCTGCGATTGTCCAGGACTCTGAGCATGAATGA